One window from the genome of Acanthochromis polyacanthus isolate Apoly-LR-REF ecotype Palm Island chromosome 21, KAUST_Apoly_ChrSc, whole genome shotgun sequence encodes:
- the atp2a1 gene encoding sarcoplasmic/endoplasmic reticulum calcium ATPase 1 isoform X1, whose product MENAHTKESPDVLSYFGVTEDTGLTPEQVKKNLDKYGHNELPAEEGKSIWELVVEQFEDLLVRILLLAACISFVLAWFEEGEETVTAFVEPFVILLILIANAVVGVWQERNAESAIEALKEYEPEMGKVYRADRKSVQRIKAREIVPGDVVEVSVGDKVPADIRIISIKSTTLRVDQSILTGESVSVIKHTDAVPDPRAVNQDKKNMLFSGTNIAAGKATGVAVATGVSTEIGKIRDQMAATEQEKTPLQQKLDEFGEQLSKVISLICVAVWMINIGHFNDPVHGGSWIRGAIYYFKIAVALAVAAIPEGLPAVITTCLALGTRRMAKKNAIVRSLPSVETLGCTSVICSDKTGTLTTNQMCVTKMFIIDKVDGESVSLGQFDISGSKYTPEGEVTRNGSLVKCGQYDGLVELATICALCNDSSLDYNESKGIYEKVGEATETALSCLVEKMNVFNTEVRGLSKVERANACCTVIKQLMRKEFTLEFSRDRKSMSVFCSPAKSAKAPVGNKMFVKGAPEGVIERCAYVRVGTTRVPLTGPVKDHIMSVIKEWGTGRDTLRCLALATRDTPLRKEEMNLEDSSKFADYETDLTFVGCVGMLDPPRKEVMSSIELCRAAGIRVIMITGDNKGTAVAICRRIGIFSEDEDVTGKAFTGREFDDLTPYDQKNAVRKACCFARVEPSHKSKIVEFLQGFDEITAMTGDGVNDAPALKKAEIGIAMGSGTAVAKSASEMVLADDNFSSIVSAVEEGRAIYNNMKQFIRYLISSNVGEVVCIFLTAALGLPEALIPVQLLWVNLVTDGLPATALGFNPPDLDIMGKAPRSPKEPLISGWLFFRYLAIGGYVGAATVAAAAWWFLYSDDGPMVTFHQLSHFMQCSEDNEDFDGIHCEVFESAPPMTMALSVLVTIEMCNALNSLSENQSLLRMPPWSNCWLVGAMSLSMSLHFMIIYVDPLPMIFKLTHLNVEQWIVVLKLSFPVILIDELLKFVARTYLDGKV is encoded by the exons GAAAGAGCATCTGGGAGTTGGTGGTGGAGCAGTTTGAAGACCTTTTGGTCAGAATCCTGCTGTTGGCCGCCTGTATCTCTTTT GTACTGGCTTGGTTTGAGGAAGGTGAAGAAACTGTCACTGCCTTCGTGGAGCCCTTCGTCATCCTGCTCATCCTCATTGCAAATGCTGTCGTTGGTGTGTGGCAG GAGCGCAATGCAGAGAGCGCCATTGAGGCCCTGAAGGAGTACGAGCCTGAGATGGGGAAGGTTTACCGGGCAGACAGGAAGAGCGTGCAGAGGATCAAGGCCAGGGAGATCGTTCCTGGTGATGTGGTGGAGGTTTCTG TTGGTGACAAAGTTCCGGCTGATATCCGGATCATCTCCATCAAATCTACAACTCTGCGTGTGGACCAGTCCATTCTCACTG GTGAGTCTGTCAGTGTGATCAAGCACACAGATGCTGTCCCAGACCCCCGAGCCGTCAACCAGGACAAGAAGAACATGTTGTTCTCT GGTACCAACATTGCTGCTGGTAAAGCCACTGGTGTTGCTGTTGCCACTGGTGTCTCCACTGAGATCGGTAAGATCCGTGACCAGATGGCTGCCACCGAGCAGGAGAAAACCCCTCTGCAGCAGAAACTGGACGAGTTCGGAGAGCAGCTCTCCAAG GTTATCTCTCtcatttgtgttgctgtgtggaTGATCAACATTGGCCACTTCAATGATCCCGTCCACGGAGGCTCCTGGATCCGGGGTGCCATCTACTATTTCAAGATCGCTGTGGCTCTGGCTGTGGCTGCCATCCCTGAAG GCCTCCCTGCTGTCATCACCACTTGCCTTGCTCTGGGAACTCGTCGTATGGCCAAGAAGAACGCCATCGTCAGGAGCCTGCCCTCCGTGGAGACCCTGGGCTGCACCTCAGTCATCTGCTCTGACAAGACCGGTACCCTCACCACCAACCAGATGTGTGTAACCAAG ATGTTCATCATTGATAAAGTCGACGGTGAAAGCGTTTCCCTCGGACAGTTTGACATTTCAGGCTCAAAGTACACCCCCGAGGGAGAAGT TACAAGAAACGGCTCATTAGTGAAGTGCGGACAGTACGACGGTCTGGTTGAGCTGGCAACCATCTGTGCTTTGTGCAATGACTCTTCTCTGGACTACAACGAG TCCAAGGGTATTTATGAGAAAGTGGGTGAGGCCACAGAGACAGCCCTCAGCTGTTTGGTGGAAAAGATGAACGTGTTCAACACTGAAGTTCGTGGTTTGTCCAAGGTGGAGAGGGCCAACGCCTGCTGCACT GTCATCAAGCAGCTGATGAGGAAGGAGTTCACCCTGGAGTTCTCCCGAGACAGGAAGTCCATGTCAGTCTTCTGCTCTCCTGCCAAGTCCGCCAAAGCTCCTGTTGGAAACAAGATGTTTGTCAAG GGTGCTCCAGAGGGTGTGATTGAACGTTGTGCTTACGTTCGTGTGGGCACCACCCGTGTGCCGCTGACTGGCCCTGTGAAAGACCACATCATGTCAGTCATCAAGGAGTGGGGCACCGGGCGTGACACCCTCCGCTGTTTGGCTCTGGCCACCCGTGACACCCCTCTGAGGAAGGAGGAGATGAACCTCGAGGACTCCTCCAAGTTTGCAGACTATGAG ACTGACTTGACCTTTGTGGGCTGTGTGGGCATGCTTGACCCTCCTCGTAAGGAAGTCATGAGCTCCATTGAGCTGTGCAGGGCTGCTGGCATCCGTGTCATCATGATCACTG GTGACAACAAGGGTACAGCTGTGGCCATCTGCCGCCGTATCGGCATCTTCAGTGAGGATGAGGATGTGACAGGAAAGGCCTTCACCGGCCGTGAGTTTGATGACCTTACCCCATACGATCAGAAGAATGCCGTCAGAAAGGCTTGCTGCTTTGCCAGAGTGGAACCGTCCCACAAATCTAAGATTGTTGAGTTCCTGCAAGGCTTTGATGAGATTACTGCCATG ACCGGTGACGGAGTGAACGATGCCCCTGCCTTGAAGAAGGCGGAGATTGGCATCGCCATGGGCTCTGGCACTGCCGTTGCCAAGTCTGCCTCTGAGATGGTCCTGGCTGACGACAACTTCTCTTCCATTGTGTCTGCTGTTGAGGAGGGCAGAGCCATTTATAACAACATGAAGCAGTTCATCCGCTACCTCATCTCCTCCAACGTAGGCGAGGTTGTATG TATCTTCCTGACTGCTGCCCTCGGTTTGCCTGAGGCTCTGATCCCCGTCCAGCTTCTCTGGGTCAACCTTGTGACTGACGGTCTGCCTGCCACCGCGCTGGGCTTCAACCCCCCTGACCTAGACATCATGGGCAAAGCCCCCCGCTCCCCCAAAGAACCCCTCATCTCCGGCTGGCTCTTCTTCAGATATCTGGCCATTGGAG GTTACGTTGGTGCTGCAACTGTCGCAGCCGCTGCATGGTGGTTCCTGTACAGTGACGACGGTCCAATGGTCACCTTCCACCAGCTG TCGCACTTCATGCAGTGCAGCGAGGACAATGAGGACTTTGATGGCATCCACTGTGAGGTGTTTGAGTCTGCTCCACCGATGACCATGGCTCTGTCTGTGCTGGTCACCATCGAGATGTGCAACGCTCTGAACAG CCTGTCTGAGAACCAGTCCCTATTACGTATGCCCCCCTGGAGCAACTGCTGGCTGGTGGGCGCCATGAGCCTCTCCATGTCCCTGCACTTCATGATCATCTACGTCGACCCTCTGCCC ATGATCTTCAAGCTCACTCACTTGAATGTGGAGCAGTGGATAGTGGTGTTGAAGCTTTCCTTCCCAGTCATCCTCATTGATGAGCTTCTTAAGTTTGTGGCTCGCACATATCTGGATG GGAAAGTCTAG
- the atp2a1 gene encoding sarcoplasmic/endoplasmic reticulum calcium ATPase 1 isoform X3, whose product MGKVYRADRKSVQRIKAREIVPGDVVEVSVGDKVPADIRIISIKSTTLRVDQSILTGESVSVIKHTDAVPDPRAVNQDKKNMLFSGTNIAAGKATGVAVATGVSTEIGKIRDQMAATEQEKTPLQQKLDEFGEQLSKVISLICVAVWMINIGHFNDPVHGGSWIRGAIYYFKIAVALAVAAIPEGLPAVITTCLALGTRRMAKKNAIVRSLPSVETLGCTSVICSDKTGTLTTNQMCVTKMFIIDKVDGESVSLGQFDISGSKYTPEGEVTRNGSLVKCGQYDGLVELATICALCNDSSLDYNESKGIYEKVGEATETALSCLVEKMNVFNTEVRGLSKVERANACCTVIKQLMRKEFTLEFSRDRKSMSVFCSPAKSAKAPVGNKMFVKGAPEGVIERCAYVRVGTTRVPLTGPVKDHIMSVIKEWGTGRDTLRCLALATRDTPLRKEEMNLEDSSKFADYETDLTFVGCVGMLDPPRKEVMSSIELCRAAGIRVIMITGDNKGTAVAICRRIGIFSEDEDVTGKAFTGREFDDLTPYDQKNAVRKACCFARVEPSHKSKIVEFLQGFDEITAMTGDGVNDAPALKKAEIGIAMGSGTAVAKSASEMVLADDNFSSIVSAVEEGRAIYNNMKQFIRYLISSNVGEVVCIFLTAALGLPEALIPVQLLWVNLVTDGLPATALGFNPPDLDIMGKAPRSPKEPLISGWLFFRYLAIGGYVGAATVAAAAWWFLYSDDGPMVTFHQLSHFMQCSEDNEDFDGIHCEVFESAPPMTMALSVLVTIEMCNALNSLSENQSLLRMPPWSNCWLVGAMSLSMSLHFMIIYVDPLPMIFKLTHLNVEQWIVVLKLSFPVILIDELLKFVARTYLDGKV is encoded by the exons ATGGGGAAGGTTTACCGGGCAGACAGGAAGAGCGTGCAGAGGATCAAGGCCAGGGAGATCGTTCCTGGTGATGTGGTGGAGGTTTCTG TTGGTGACAAAGTTCCGGCTGATATCCGGATCATCTCCATCAAATCTACAACTCTGCGTGTGGACCAGTCCATTCTCACTG GTGAGTCTGTCAGTGTGATCAAGCACACAGATGCTGTCCCAGACCCCCGAGCCGTCAACCAGGACAAGAAGAACATGTTGTTCTCT GGTACCAACATTGCTGCTGGTAAAGCCACTGGTGTTGCTGTTGCCACTGGTGTCTCCACTGAGATCGGTAAGATCCGTGACCAGATGGCTGCCACCGAGCAGGAGAAAACCCCTCTGCAGCAGAAACTGGACGAGTTCGGAGAGCAGCTCTCCAAG GTTATCTCTCtcatttgtgttgctgtgtggaTGATCAACATTGGCCACTTCAATGATCCCGTCCACGGAGGCTCCTGGATCCGGGGTGCCATCTACTATTTCAAGATCGCTGTGGCTCTGGCTGTGGCTGCCATCCCTGAAG GCCTCCCTGCTGTCATCACCACTTGCCTTGCTCTGGGAACTCGTCGTATGGCCAAGAAGAACGCCATCGTCAGGAGCCTGCCCTCCGTGGAGACCCTGGGCTGCACCTCAGTCATCTGCTCTGACAAGACCGGTACCCTCACCACCAACCAGATGTGTGTAACCAAG ATGTTCATCATTGATAAAGTCGACGGTGAAAGCGTTTCCCTCGGACAGTTTGACATTTCAGGCTCAAAGTACACCCCCGAGGGAGAAGT TACAAGAAACGGCTCATTAGTGAAGTGCGGACAGTACGACGGTCTGGTTGAGCTGGCAACCATCTGTGCTTTGTGCAATGACTCTTCTCTGGACTACAACGAG TCCAAGGGTATTTATGAGAAAGTGGGTGAGGCCACAGAGACAGCCCTCAGCTGTTTGGTGGAAAAGATGAACGTGTTCAACACTGAAGTTCGTGGTTTGTCCAAGGTGGAGAGGGCCAACGCCTGCTGCACT GTCATCAAGCAGCTGATGAGGAAGGAGTTCACCCTGGAGTTCTCCCGAGACAGGAAGTCCATGTCAGTCTTCTGCTCTCCTGCCAAGTCCGCCAAAGCTCCTGTTGGAAACAAGATGTTTGTCAAG GGTGCTCCAGAGGGTGTGATTGAACGTTGTGCTTACGTTCGTGTGGGCACCACCCGTGTGCCGCTGACTGGCCCTGTGAAAGACCACATCATGTCAGTCATCAAGGAGTGGGGCACCGGGCGTGACACCCTCCGCTGTTTGGCTCTGGCCACCCGTGACACCCCTCTGAGGAAGGAGGAGATGAACCTCGAGGACTCCTCCAAGTTTGCAGACTATGAG ACTGACTTGACCTTTGTGGGCTGTGTGGGCATGCTTGACCCTCCTCGTAAGGAAGTCATGAGCTCCATTGAGCTGTGCAGGGCTGCTGGCATCCGTGTCATCATGATCACTG GTGACAACAAGGGTACAGCTGTGGCCATCTGCCGCCGTATCGGCATCTTCAGTGAGGATGAGGATGTGACAGGAAAGGCCTTCACCGGCCGTGAGTTTGATGACCTTACCCCATACGATCAGAAGAATGCCGTCAGAAAGGCTTGCTGCTTTGCCAGAGTGGAACCGTCCCACAAATCTAAGATTGTTGAGTTCCTGCAAGGCTTTGATGAGATTACTGCCATG ACCGGTGACGGAGTGAACGATGCCCCTGCCTTGAAGAAGGCGGAGATTGGCATCGCCATGGGCTCTGGCACTGCCGTTGCCAAGTCTGCCTCTGAGATGGTCCTGGCTGACGACAACTTCTCTTCCATTGTGTCTGCTGTTGAGGAGGGCAGAGCCATTTATAACAACATGAAGCAGTTCATCCGCTACCTCATCTCCTCCAACGTAGGCGAGGTTGTATG TATCTTCCTGACTGCTGCCCTCGGTTTGCCTGAGGCTCTGATCCCCGTCCAGCTTCTCTGGGTCAACCTTGTGACTGACGGTCTGCCTGCCACCGCGCTGGGCTTCAACCCCCCTGACCTAGACATCATGGGCAAAGCCCCCCGCTCCCCCAAAGAACCCCTCATCTCCGGCTGGCTCTTCTTCAGATATCTGGCCATTGGAG GTTACGTTGGTGCTGCAACTGTCGCAGCCGCTGCATGGTGGTTCCTGTACAGTGACGACGGTCCAATGGTCACCTTCCACCAGCTG TCGCACTTCATGCAGTGCAGCGAGGACAATGAGGACTTTGATGGCATCCACTGTGAGGTGTTTGAGTCTGCTCCACCGATGACCATGGCTCTGTCTGTGCTGGTCACCATCGAGATGTGCAACGCTCTGAACAG CCTGTCTGAGAACCAGTCCCTATTACGTATGCCCCCCTGGAGCAACTGCTGGCTGGTGGGCGCCATGAGCCTCTCCATGTCCCTGCACTTCATGATCATCTACGTCGACCCTCTGCCC ATGATCTTCAAGCTCACTCACTTGAATGTGGAGCAGTGGATAGTGGTGTTGAAGCTTTCCTTCCCAGTCATCCTCATTGATGAGCTTCTTAAGTTTGTGGCTCGCACATATCTGGATG GGAAAGTCTAG
- the atp2a1 gene encoding sarcoplasmic/endoplasmic reticulum calcium ATPase 1 isoform X2, translating to MENAHTKESPDVLSYFGVTEDTGLTPEQVKKNLDKYGHNELPAEEGKSIWELVVEQFEDLLVRILLLAACISFVLAWFEEGEETVTAFVEPFVILLILIANAVVGVWQERNAESAIEALKEYEPEMGKVYRADRKSVQRIKAREIVPGDVVEVSVGDKVPADIRIISIKSTTLRVDQSILTGESVSVIKHTDAVPDPRAVNQDKKNMLFSGTNIAAGKATGVAVATGVSTEIGKIRDQMAATEQEKTPLQQKLDEFGEQLSKVISLICVAVWMINIGHFNDPVHGGSWIRGAIYYFKIAVALAVAAIPEGLPAVITTCLALGTRRMAKKNAIVRSLPSVETLGCTSVICSDKTGTLTTNQMCVTKMFIIDKVDGESVSLGQFDISGSKYTPEGEVTRNGSLVKCGQYDGLVELATICALCNDSSLDYNESKGIYEKVGEATETALSCLVEKMNVFNTEVRGLSKVERANACCTVIKQLMRKEFTLEFSRDRKSMSVFCSPAKSAKAPVGNKMFVKGAPEGVIERCAYVRVGTTRVPLTGPVKDHIMSVIKEWGTGRDTLRCLALATRDTPLRKEEMNLEDSSKFADYETDLTFVGCVGMLDPPRKEVMSSIELCRAAGIRVIMITGDNKGTAVAICRRIGIFSEDEDVTGKAFTGREFDDLTPYDQKNAVRKACCFARVEPSHKSKIVEFLQGFDEITAMTGDGVNDAPALKKAEIGIAMGSGTAVAKSASEMVLADDNFSSIVSAVEEGRAIYNNMKQFIRYLISSNVGEVVCIFLTAALGLPEALIPVQLLWVNLVTDGLPATALGFNPPDLDIMGKAPRSPKEPLISGWLFFRYLAIGGYVGAATVAAAAWWFLYSDDGPMVTFHQLSHFMQCSEDNEDFDGIHCEVFESAPPMTMALSVLVTIEMCNALNSLSENQSLLRMPPWSNCWLVGAMSLSMSLHFMIIYVDPLPMIFKLTHLNVEQWIVVLKLSFPVILIDELLKFVARTYLDV from the exons GAAAGAGCATCTGGGAGTTGGTGGTGGAGCAGTTTGAAGACCTTTTGGTCAGAATCCTGCTGTTGGCCGCCTGTATCTCTTTT GTACTGGCTTGGTTTGAGGAAGGTGAAGAAACTGTCACTGCCTTCGTGGAGCCCTTCGTCATCCTGCTCATCCTCATTGCAAATGCTGTCGTTGGTGTGTGGCAG GAGCGCAATGCAGAGAGCGCCATTGAGGCCCTGAAGGAGTACGAGCCTGAGATGGGGAAGGTTTACCGGGCAGACAGGAAGAGCGTGCAGAGGATCAAGGCCAGGGAGATCGTTCCTGGTGATGTGGTGGAGGTTTCTG TTGGTGACAAAGTTCCGGCTGATATCCGGATCATCTCCATCAAATCTACAACTCTGCGTGTGGACCAGTCCATTCTCACTG GTGAGTCTGTCAGTGTGATCAAGCACACAGATGCTGTCCCAGACCCCCGAGCCGTCAACCAGGACAAGAAGAACATGTTGTTCTCT GGTACCAACATTGCTGCTGGTAAAGCCACTGGTGTTGCTGTTGCCACTGGTGTCTCCACTGAGATCGGTAAGATCCGTGACCAGATGGCTGCCACCGAGCAGGAGAAAACCCCTCTGCAGCAGAAACTGGACGAGTTCGGAGAGCAGCTCTCCAAG GTTATCTCTCtcatttgtgttgctgtgtggaTGATCAACATTGGCCACTTCAATGATCCCGTCCACGGAGGCTCCTGGATCCGGGGTGCCATCTACTATTTCAAGATCGCTGTGGCTCTGGCTGTGGCTGCCATCCCTGAAG GCCTCCCTGCTGTCATCACCACTTGCCTTGCTCTGGGAACTCGTCGTATGGCCAAGAAGAACGCCATCGTCAGGAGCCTGCCCTCCGTGGAGACCCTGGGCTGCACCTCAGTCATCTGCTCTGACAAGACCGGTACCCTCACCACCAACCAGATGTGTGTAACCAAG ATGTTCATCATTGATAAAGTCGACGGTGAAAGCGTTTCCCTCGGACAGTTTGACATTTCAGGCTCAAAGTACACCCCCGAGGGAGAAGT TACAAGAAACGGCTCATTAGTGAAGTGCGGACAGTACGACGGTCTGGTTGAGCTGGCAACCATCTGTGCTTTGTGCAATGACTCTTCTCTGGACTACAACGAG TCCAAGGGTATTTATGAGAAAGTGGGTGAGGCCACAGAGACAGCCCTCAGCTGTTTGGTGGAAAAGATGAACGTGTTCAACACTGAAGTTCGTGGTTTGTCCAAGGTGGAGAGGGCCAACGCCTGCTGCACT GTCATCAAGCAGCTGATGAGGAAGGAGTTCACCCTGGAGTTCTCCCGAGACAGGAAGTCCATGTCAGTCTTCTGCTCTCCTGCCAAGTCCGCCAAAGCTCCTGTTGGAAACAAGATGTTTGTCAAG GGTGCTCCAGAGGGTGTGATTGAACGTTGTGCTTACGTTCGTGTGGGCACCACCCGTGTGCCGCTGACTGGCCCTGTGAAAGACCACATCATGTCAGTCATCAAGGAGTGGGGCACCGGGCGTGACACCCTCCGCTGTTTGGCTCTGGCCACCCGTGACACCCCTCTGAGGAAGGAGGAGATGAACCTCGAGGACTCCTCCAAGTTTGCAGACTATGAG ACTGACTTGACCTTTGTGGGCTGTGTGGGCATGCTTGACCCTCCTCGTAAGGAAGTCATGAGCTCCATTGAGCTGTGCAGGGCTGCTGGCATCCGTGTCATCATGATCACTG GTGACAACAAGGGTACAGCTGTGGCCATCTGCCGCCGTATCGGCATCTTCAGTGAGGATGAGGATGTGACAGGAAAGGCCTTCACCGGCCGTGAGTTTGATGACCTTACCCCATACGATCAGAAGAATGCCGTCAGAAAGGCTTGCTGCTTTGCCAGAGTGGAACCGTCCCACAAATCTAAGATTGTTGAGTTCCTGCAAGGCTTTGATGAGATTACTGCCATG ACCGGTGACGGAGTGAACGATGCCCCTGCCTTGAAGAAGGCGGAGATTGGCATCGCCATGGGCTCTGGCACTGCCGTTGCCAAGTCTGCCTCTGAGATGGTCCTGGCTGACGACAACTTCTCTTCCATTGTGTCTGCTGTTGAGGAGGGCAGAGCCATTTATAACAACATGAAGCAGTTCATCCGCTACCTCATCTCCTCCAACGTAGGCGAGGTTGTATG TATCTTCCTGACTGCTGCCCTCGGTTTGCCTGAGGCTCTGATCCCCGTCCAGCTTCTCTGGGTCAACCTTGTGACTGACGGTCTGCCTGCCACCGCGCTGGGCTTCAACCCCCCTGACCTAGACATCATGGGCAAAGCCCCCCGCTCCCCCAAAGAACCCCTCATCTCCGGCTGGCTCTTCTTCAGATATCTGGCCATTGGAG GTTACGTTGGTGCTGCAACTGTCGCAGCCGCTGCATGGTGGTTCCTGTACAGTGACGACGGTCCAATGGTCACCTTCCACCAGCTG TCGCACTTCATGCAGTGCAGCGAGGACAATGAGGACTTTGATGGCATCCACTGTGAGGTGTTTGAGTCTGCTCCACCGATGACCATGGCTCTGTCTGTGCTGGTCACCATCGAGATGTGCAACGCTCTGAACAG CCTGTCTGAGAACCAGTCCCTATTACGTATGCCCCCCTGGAGCAACTGCTGGCTGGTGGGCGCCATGAGCCTCTCCATGTCCCTGCACTTCATGATCATCTACGTCGACCCTCTGCCC ATGATCTTCAAGCTCACTCACTTGAATGTGGAGCAGTGGATAGTGGTGTTGAAGCTTTCCTTCCCAGTCATCCTCATTGATGAGCTTCTTAAGTTTGTGGCTCGCACATATCTGGATG TCTAA